A single window of Culicoides brevitarsis isolate CSIRO-B50_1 chromosome 3, AGI_CSIRO_Cbre_v1, whole genome shotgun sequence DNA harbors:
- the LOC134834855 gene encoding oocyte zinc finger protein XlCOF6-like: MSEPFETCYFQTEEVIIKAEPEEYFEDCDDDDSQEVPEEEEEATWRPIKIESIIQNHNYESEEEGEIRVRPTKVKKVKSKPKKPLKKEVPKPKKPKKPQPEILSDEFMCSKCSKRCANLAGLSSHYMRCGKSSGSLSSIVKSDDGMYCTDCGKTFKDIRGAKIHRLYCNKATSSKVKQENALPSLFECDICGATFKIKSRIKQHMVVDHSADAAYQCEVCGKKNVAKSLHELHIRTHLDTRDRPFACLQCTKCFKSKAELQRHVYGVHVPAEEKPSFECDECSFVTSKQEFLIKHQVNQHVPDCQKPFQCEICSKGFITDKEFDRHTKTHTNRKMHPCLSCERQFKTKAEMKEHYVKDHTDYKPFICEVCNKGCNHRHSYRRHLRKHEKELGIKLDKSVRKFNIRIEDYLPPKE, encoded by the coding sequence atgagtgAACCTTTTGAAACGTGTTACTTCCAAACAGaggaagtaataataaaagccGAACCAGAGGAGTATTTTGAAGactgtgatgatgatgactctCAAGAAGTccctgaagaagaagaagaagctaCTTGGCGTCCTATTAAGATCGAAAGTATTATTCAAAACCACAACTACGAGTCTGAAGAAGAAGGAGAAATCCGAGTTCGACccacaaaagttaaaaaagtcAAGTCAAAACCTAAAAAACCCCTGAAAAAAGAAGTTCCTAAACCAAAAAAGCCGAAAAAACCTCAACCTGAAATCCTTTCCGACGAATTTATGTGCAGCAAATGCTCCAAACGTTGTGCCAATCTTGCCGGCTTAAGTAGTCACTATATGCGCTGTGGAAAGTCTTCTGGAAGTCTCTCAAGTATTGTCAAATCAGACGATGGAATGTATTGTACGGATTGTGGAAAAACCTTTAAAGATATTCGAGGAGCCAAAATTCATCGTCTTTATTGTAACAAAGCAACCTCATCTAAAGTCAAACAAGAAAATGCTCTTCCTTCTCTCTTCGAATGTGATATTTGCGGCGCtacgttcaaaattaaatctcgCATCAAGCAACACATGGTAGTCGATCATTCCGCCGATGCTGCTTACCAATGCGAAGTATGCGGTAAAAAGAATGTCGCCAAGTCGCTGCATGAACTTCACATTCGAACGCATTTGGATACCAGAGATCGCCCTTTTGCCTGTTTACAATGcacaaaatgtttcaaatcgAAAGCAGAGCTACAGCGACACGTGTATGGAGTTCATGTCCCTGCCGAAGAGAAACCTTCCTTTGAATGTGACGAATGTTCCTTTGTCACAAGTAAACAAGAGTTTTTGATAAAGCATCAAGTGAACCAACACGTCCCGGATTGTCAAAAACCTTTCCAATGCGAAATTTGTTCGAAAGGATTCATAACTGATAAGGAATTTGATCGACATACCAAAACCCATACGAATCGGAAAATGCATCCATGTCTCAGTTGTGAAAGACAATTCAAAACAAAGGCTGAGATGAAGGAACATTACGTCAAAGATCACACAGATTACAAGCCCTTCATTTGTGAGGTTTGTAACAAAGGGTGCAATCATCGACATAGCTATCGACGCCATTTGCGAAAGCATGAAAAGGAATTGGGCATAAAGCTCGATAAAAGTGTGCGGAAATTCAACATTCGAATAGAGGACTATTTACCTCCGAAAgaataa